One window from the genome of Esox lucius isolate fEsoLuc1 chromosome 23, fEsoLuc1.pri, whole genome shotgun sequence encodes:
- the prickle1b gene encoding prickle-like protein 1b isoform X2, with translation MRPCVMNLERPAGMVRVRGLDTEHRTAGRLGKLALGFQRSSTSDDDSGCALEEYAWVPPGLRPEQVQLYFSCLPENKVPYVNSPGEKHRIRQLLYQLPPHDNEVRYCQSLSEEEKKELQMFSVQRKREALGRGTPRMLPRALQHTRCDHCGQGINGGEMAIFASRAGPGPCWHPACFACATCNELLVDLIYFYQEGKILCGRHHAELLKPRCSACDEIILADECTEAEGRHWHMKHFACFECETVLGGQRYIMKDGRPFCCGCFESLYAEYCEACGENIGVDHAQMTYEGVHWHATEKCFCCAQCKSSLLGCPFLPKQGRIYCSKACSTGEDIQASDSSDSAFQSARSRESRRSVRMGKNSRPLAEQWRQSQLFSPTAMADYNRAPSLCADVDNEDRDMDIVGRKLSHMGFAEERFWRDREEQEAPEDPEEWAEHEDYMTQLLLKFGGRGGIFQTQLLEEPCPSKPVEPWLKLDTKPASTATSPTNQNHSLVSKKQLPEMYWAQSQDGLGDSAYGSHPGPASARKMQDLELDQGLVEQGVGARGAGFWMTNPRQWYEDSLECITDELRTSEQSVRDSMDSLALSNITGASVDGDGKERQLLRGLQDPDPEDCDTMSNMGTLNSSMLHRSTNSLDRQEESAELEDDEEGEVQRVQGPASLPLPPVQGGQPPHLQLPVLRRSRSQSTRPPGQQTVKFSEDTIDNGCYGDARQPPQSERTRRRAYRQHDDPDRPRRHHHHGRNRKARSDNALNLLPKERVPRTYESQGNGSSSLQEHHRALVNQSGARRTPPYPHATSDYSLQSAARDRDRFLGGLYTDEDDCCSTCSSSSSDSEEEGYFLGQPIPQPRAPSRYQYYTDDFPTRVTAMSPNESRTRSRKKGHRGKNCIIS, from the exons CGCCCCTGTGTGATGAACCTGGAGCGTCCGGCAGGGATGGTGCGGGTCCGGGGCCTGGACACGGAGCACCGTACGGCAGGGAGGCTGGGGAAACTGGCCCTCGGGTTCCAGAGGAGCTCCACGTCTGACGACGACTCAGGCTGTGCCCTGGAAGAGTATGCCTGGGTCCCGCCCGGACTTAGACCTGAACAG GTGCAGCTGTATTTCTCTTGCCTTCCGGAGAACAAGGTTCCGTACGTCAACAGCCCTGGAGAGAAACACCGGATCAGACAGCTCCTCTACCAGCTGCCTCCACACGACAATGAG GTTCGGTATTGTCAATCTCTCAGTGAGGAGGAAAAGAAGGAGCTCCAAATGTTCAGTGtccagagaaagagggaggctCTAGGGAGAGGGACTCCCAGAATGCTTCCCCGAGCACTACAACATACCCGATGTGATCAT TGTGGTCAGGGCATCAACGGTGGAGAGATGGCCATATTTGCATCACGGGCCGGTCCTGGGCCGTGCTGGCACCCAGCATGCTTTGCTTGCGCCACGTGTAATGAGCTGCTGGTGGACCTGATCTACTTCTACCAGGAAGGAAAGATCCTCTGCGGACGTCATCACGCCGAGCTCCTGAAACCCCGCTGCTCCGCCTGCGATGAG aTTATACTGGCTGATGAATGTACTGAGGCGGAGGGCCGGCACTGGCACATGAAGCACTTTGCCTGTTTCGAGTGTGAGACGGTGCTGGGCGGGCAGCGCTACATCATGAAAGATGGACGCCCCTTCTGCTGCGGGTGCTTTGAGTCACTGTATGCGGAGTACTGCGAAGCGTGTGGCGAGAATATTG GAGTCGACCATGCCCAGATGACCTACGAGGGTGTCCACTGGCACGCCACCGAGAAGTGTTTCTGCTGTGCCCAGTGTAAGAGCTCCCTGCTGGGCTGTCCCTTCCTACCCAAACAGGGACGCATCTACTGCTCCAAGGCCTGTAGCACAGGAGAGGACATCCAAGCCTCAGACTCTTCCGACTCTGCCTTCCAGTCAGCCCGCTCCCGGGAATCCAGACGAAGCGTTCGCATGGGCAAGAACAGCCGGCCATTGGCCGAACAGTGGAGGCAGTCCCAACTCTTCAGTCCGACAGCCATGGCTGACTACAACAGAGCGCCTAGTTTGTGCGCCGATGTGGATAACGAAGACAGGGATATGGATATCGTGGGGCGTAAGCTGAGTCACATGGGCTTTGCAGAGGAGCGTTTCTGGAGGGACCGCGAGGAGCAGGAAGCTCCAGAAGACCCAGAGGAGTGGGCCGAACACGAGGACTACATGACCCAGCTGCTGCTGAAGTTCGGTGGGCGAGGCGGCATCTTCCAGACTCAGCTGCTGGAGGAACCCTGCCCCAGCAAGCCAGTTGAACCTTGGCTGAAGCTGGACACTAAACCAGCCTCCACCGCCACCAGTCCCACCAACCAGAACCACAGTCTAGTCAGTAAGAAGCAACTCCCTGAGATGTACTGGGCCCAGTCCCAGGATGGACTGGGAGATTCAGCCTACGGGAGCCACCCGGGACCTGCTAGTGCCAGGAAGATGCAGGACCTTGAGCTGGACCAGGGGCTGGTGGAACAAGGCGTTGGTGCCAGGGGAGCTGGGTTCTGGATGACAAACCCCAGACAGTGGTACGAAGACTCCCTGGAGTGTATCACAGACGAGTTGAGGACATCAGAGCAGAGTGTTAGAGATTCCATGGACTCTTTAGCTCTCTCCAACATCACTG GTGCTTCTGTGGATGGAGACGGTAAGGAACGTCAGCTCCTCCGCGGCCTGCAGGACCCTGACCCAGAGGACTGTGACACCATGTCcaacatgggcaccctgaaCTCCTCCATGCTCCATCGCAGCACCAACTCTCTAGACCGACAGGAGGAGTCAGCAGAACTGGAGGACGACGAAGAGGGGGAGGTGCAAAGGGTACAGGGGCcagcttctctccctctcccgccTGTACAGGGGGGGCAACCTCCTCACCTCCAGCTGCCAGTGTTAAGGAGGAGCAGGTCTCAGTCCACACGGCCACCGGGCCAGCAGACGGTCAAGTTCTCAGAGGATACGATAGACAACGGGTGTTACGGGGACGCGCGCCAGCCGCCCCAGAGCGAGAGGACCCGCCGACGGGCGTACCGTCAGCACGATGACCCTGACCGGCCTCGTCGTCACCACCACCACGGGCGTAACCGCAAAGCCCGCTCGGACAACGCCCTCAACCTCCTGCCTAAAGAGCGGGTGCCAAGGACCTATGAGAGCCAGGGCAATGGTTCCAGCTCCCTCCAGGAGCACCACCGGGCCCTCGTCAACCAGTCTGGGGCTCGCAGGACGCCTCCCTACCCACATGCCACCTCGGACTACTCCCTCCAGAGCGCCGCTCGGGACCGCGATCGCTTTCTAGGAGGGCTGTACACAGATGAAGACGACTGCTGCTCTACCTGCTCATCTTCCTCCTCGGACTCGGAAGAGGAGGGTTACTTTTTAGGGCAGCCTATCCCCCAGCCCAGGGCTCCTAGCAGATATCAATACTACACTGATGATTTCCCAACACGCGTTACAGCCATGTCGCCCAATGAGTCACGGACTAGATCCAGAAAGAAGGGCCACAGAGGAAAGAACTGTATCATTTCATAA
- the prickle1b gene encoding prickle-like protein 1b isoform X1: MLFVERPCVMNLERPAGMVRVRGLDTEHRTAGRLGKLALGFQRSSTSDDDSGCALEEYAWVPPGLRPEQVQLYFSCLPENKVPYVNSPGEKHRIRQLLYQLPPHDNEVRYCQSLSEEEKKELQMFSVQRKREALGRGTPRMLPRALQHTRCDHCGQGINGGEMAIFASRAGPGPCWHPACFACATCNELLVDLIYFYQEGKILCGRHHAELLKPRCSACDEIILADECTEAEGRHWHMKHFACFECETVLGGQRYIMKDGRPFCCGCFESLYAEYCEACGENIGVDHAQMTYEGVHWHATEKCFCCAQCKSSLLGCPFLPKQGRIYCSKACSTGEDIQASDSSDSAFQSARSRESRRSVRMGKNSRPLAEQWRQSQLFSPTAMADYNRAPSLCADVDNEDRDMDIVGRKLSHMGFAEERFWRDREEQEAPEDPEEWAEHEDYMTQLLLKFGGRGGIFQTQLLEEPCPSKPVEPWLKLDTKPASTATSPTNQNHSLVSKKQLPEMYWAQSQDGLGDSAYGSHPGPASARKMQDLELDQGLVEQGVGARGAGFWMTNPRQWYEDSLECITDELRTSEQSVRDSMDSLALSNITGASVDGDGKERQLLRGLQDPDPEDCDTMSNMGTLNSSMLHRSTNSLDRQEESAELEDDEEGEVQRVQGPASLPLPPVQGGQPPHLQLPVLRRSRSQSTRPPGQQTVKFSEDTIDNGCYGDARQPPQSERTRRRAYRQHDDPDRPRRHHHHGRNRKARSDNALNLLPKERVPRTYESQGNGSSSLQEHHRALVNQSGARRTPPYPHATSDYSLQSAARDRDRFLGGLYTDEDDCCSTCSSSSSDSEEEGYFLGQPIPQPRAPSRYQYYTDDFPTRVTAMSPNESRTRSRKKGHRGKNCIIS, translated from the exons CGCCCCTGTGTGATGAACCTGGAGCGTCCGGCAGGGATGGTGCGGGTCCGGGGCCTGGACACGGAGCACCGTACGGCAGGGAGGCTGGGGAAACTGGCCCTCGGGTTCCAGAGGAGCTCCACGTCTGACGACGACTCAGGCTGTGCCCTGGAAGAGTATGCCTGGGTCCCGCCCGGACTTAGACCTGAACAG GTGCAGCTGTATTTCTCTTGCCTTCCGGAGAACAAGGTTCCGTACGTCAACAGCCCTGGAGAGAAACACCGGATCAGACAGCTCCTCTACCAGCTGCCTCCACACGACAATGAG GTTCGGTATTGTCAATCTCTCAGTGAGGAGGAAAAGAAGGAGCTCCAAATGTTCAGTGtccagagaaagagggaggctCTAGGGAGAGGGACTCCCAGAATGCTTCCCCGAGCACTACAACATACCCGATGTGATCAT TGTGGTCAGGGCATCAACGGTGGAGAGATGGCCATATTTGCATCACGGGCCGGTCCTGGGCCGTGCTGGCACCCAGCATGCTTTGCTTGCGCCACGTGTAATGAGCTGCTGGTGGACCTGATCTACTTCTACCAGGAAGGAAAGATCCTCTGCGGACGTCATCACGCCGAGCTCCTGAAACCCCGCTGCTCCGCCTGCGATGAG aTTATACTGGCTGATGAATGTACTGAGGCGGAGGGCCGGCACTGGCACATGAAGCACTTTGCCTGTTTCGAGTGTGAGACGGTGCTGGGCGGGCAGCGCTACATCATGAAAGATGGACGCCCCTTCTGCTGCGGGTGCTTTGAGTCACTGTATGCGGAGTACTGCGAAGCGTGTGGCGAGAATATTG GAGTCGACCATGCCCAGATGACCTACGAGGGTGTCCACTGGCACGCCACCGAGAAGTGTTTCTGCTGTGCCCAGTGTAAGAGCTCCCTGCTGGGCTGTCCCTTCCTACCCAAACAGGGACGCATCTACTGCTCCAAGGCCTGTAGCACAGGAGAGGACATCCAAGCCTCAGACTCTTCCGACTCTGCCTTCCAGTCAGCCCGCTCCCGGGAATCCAGACGAAGCGTTCGCATGGGCAAGAACAGCCGGCCATTGGCCGAACAGTGGAGGCAGTCCCAACTCTTCAGTCCGACAGCCATGGCTGACTACAACAGAGCGCCTAGTTTGTGCGCCGATGTGGATAACGAAGACAGGGATATGGATATCGTGGGGCGTAAGCTGAGTCACATGGGCTTTGCAGAGGAGCGTTTCTGGAGGGACCGCGAGGAGCAGGAAGCTCCAGAAGACCCAGAGGAGTGGGCCGAACACGAGGACTACATGACCCAGCTGCTGCTGAAGTTCGGTGGGCGAGGCGGCATCTTCCAGACTCAGCTGCTGGAGGAACCCTGCCCCAGCAAGCCAGTTGAACCTTGGCTGAAGCTGGACACTAAACCAGCCTCCACCGCCACCAGTCCCACCAACCAGAACCACAGTCTAGTCAGTAAGAAGCAACTCCCTGAGATGTACTGGGCCCAGTCCCAGGATGGACTGGGAGATTCAGCCTACGGGAGCCACCCGGGACCTGCTAGTGCCAGGAAGATGCAGGACCTTGAGCTGGACCAGGGGCTGGTGGAACAAGGCGTTGGTGCCAGGGGAGCTGGGTTCTGGATGACAAACCCCAGACAGTGGTACGAAGACTCCCTGGAGTGTATCACAGACGAGTTGAGGACATCAGAGCAGAGTGTTAGAGATTCCATGGACTCTTTAGCTCTCTCCAACATCACTG GTGCTTCTGTGGATGGAGACGGTAAGGAACGTCAGCTCCTCCGCGGCCTGCAGGACCCTGACCCAGAGGACTGTGACACCATGTCcaacatgggcaccctgaaCTCCTCCATGCTCCATCGCAGCACCAACTCTCTAGACCGACAGGAGGAGTCAGCAGAACTGGAGGACGACGAAGAGGGGGAGGTGCAAAGGGTACAGGGGCcagcttctctccctctcccgccTGTACAGGGGGGGCAACCTCCTCACCTCCAGCTGCCAGTGTTAAGGAGGAGCAGGTCTCAGTCCACACGGCCACCGGGCCAGCAGACGGTCAAGTTCTCAGAGGATACGATAGACAACGGGTGTTACGGGGACGCGCGCCAGCCGCCCCAGAGCGAGAGGACCCGCCGACGGGCGTACCGTCAGCACGATGACCCTGACCGGCCTCGTCGTCACCACCACCACGGGCGTAACCGCAAAGCCCGCTCGGACAACGCCCTCAACCTCCTGCCTAAAGAGCGGGTGCCAAGGACCTATGAGAGCCAGGGCAATGGTTCCAGCTCCCTCCAGGAGCACCACCGGGCCCTCGTCAACCAGTCTGGGGCTCGCAGGACGCCTCCCTACCCACATGCCACCTCGGACTACTCCCTCCAGAGCGCCGCTCGGGACCGCGATCGCTTTCTAGGAGGGCTGTACACAGATGAAGACGACTGCTGCTCTACCTGCTCATCTTCCTCCTCGGACTCGGAAGAGGAGGGTTACTTTTTAGGGCAGCCTATCCCCCAGCCCAGGGCTCCTAGCAGATATCAATACTACACTGATGATTTCCCAACACGCGTTACAGCCATGTCGCCCAATGAGTCACGGACTAGATCCAGAAAGAAGGGCCACAGAGGAAAGAACTGTATCATTTCATAA
- the prickle1b gene encoding prickle-like protein 1b isoform X3 codes for MNLERPAGMVRVRGLDTEHRTAGRLGKLALGFQRSSTSDDDSGCALEEYAWVPPGLRPEQVQLYFSCLPENKVPYVNSPGEKHRIRQLLYQLPPHDNEVRYCQSLSEEEKKELQMFSVQRKREALGRGTPRMLPRALQHTRCDHCGQGINGGEMAIFASRAGPGPCWHPACFACATCNELLVDLIYFYQEGKILCGRHHAELLKPRCSACDEIILADECTEAEGRHWHMKHFACFECETVLGGQRYIMKDGRPFCCGCFESLYAEYCEACGENIGVDHAQMTYEGVHWHATEKCFCCAQCKSSLLGCPFLPKQGRIYCSKACSTGEDIQASDSSDSAFQSARSRESRRSVRMGKNSRPLAEQWRQSQLFSPTAMADYNRAPSLCADVDNEDRDMDIVGRKLSHMGFAEERFWRDREEQEAPEDPEEWAEHEDYMTQLLLKFGGRGGIFQTQLLEEPCPSKPVEPWLKLDTKPASTATSPTNQNHSLVSKKQLPEMYWAQSQDGLGDSAYGSHPGPASARKMQDLELDQGLVEQGVGARGAGFWMTNPRQWYEDSLECITDELRTSEQSVRDSMDSLALSNITGASVDGDGKERQLLRGLQDPDPEDCDTMSNMGTLNSSMLHRSTNSLDRQEESAELEDDEEGEVQRVQGPASLPLPPVQGGQPPHLQLPVLRRSRSQSTRPPGQQTVKFSEDTIDNGCYGDARQPPQSERTRRRAYRQHDDPDRPRRHHHHGRNRKARSDNALNLLPKERVPRTYESQGNGSSSLQEHHRALVNQSGARRTPPYPHATSDYSLQSAARDRDRFLGGLYTDEDDCCSTCSSSSSDSEEEGYFLGQPIPQPRAPSRYQYYTDDFPTRVTAMSPNESRTRSRKKGHRGKNCIIS; via the exons ATGAACCTGGAGCGTCCGGCAGGGATGGTGCGGGTCCGGGGCCTGGACACGGAGCACCGTACGGCAGGGAGGCTGGGGAAACTGGCCCTCGGGTTCCAGAGGAGCTCCACGTCTGACGACGACTCAGGCTGTGCCCTGGAAGAGTATGCCTGGGTCCCGCCCGGACTTAGACCTGAACAG GTGCAGCTGTATTTCTCTTGCCTTCCGGAGAACAAGGTTCCGTACGTCAACAGCCCTGGAGAGAAACACCGGATCAGACAGCTCCTCTACCAGCTGCCTCCACACGACAATGAG GTTCGGTATTGTCAATCTCTCAGTGAGGAGGAAAAGAAGGAGCTCCAAATGTTCAGTGtccagagaaagagggaggctCTAGGGAGAGGGACTCCCAGAATGCTTCCCCGAGCACTACAACATACCCGATGTGATCAT TGTGGTCAGGGCATCAACGGTGGAGAGATGGCCATATTTGCATCACGGGCCGGTCCTGGGCCGTGCTGGCACCCAGCATGCTTTGCTTGCGCCACGTGTAATGAGCTGCTGGTGGACCTGATCTACTTCTACCAGGAAGGAAAGATCCTCTGCGGACGTCATCACGCCGAGCTCCTGAAACCCCGCTGCTCCGCCTGCGATGAG aTTATACTGGCTGATGAATGTACTGAGGCGGAGGGCCGGCACTGGCACATGAAGCACTTTGCCTGTTTCGAGTGTGAGACGGTGCTGGGCGGGCAGCGCTACATCATGAAAGATGGACGCCCCTTCTGCTGCGGGTGCTTTGAGTCACTGTATGCGGAGTACTGCGAAGCGTGTGGCGAGAATATTG GAGTCGACCATGCCCAGATGACCTACGAGGGTGTCCACTGGCACGCCACCGAGAAGTGTTTCTGCTGTGCCCAGTGTAAGAGCTCCCTGCTGGGCTGTCCCTTCCTACCCAAACAGGGACGCATCTACTGCTCCAAGGCCTGTAGCACAGGAGAGGACATCCAAGCCTCAGACTCTTCCGACTCTGCCTTCCAGTCAGCCCGCTCCCGGGAATCCAGACGAAGCGTTCGCATGGGCAAGAACAGCCGGCCATTGGCCGAACAGTGGAGGCAGTCCCAACTCTTCAGTCCGACAGCCATGGCTGACTACAACAGAGCGCCTAGTTTGTGCGCCGATGTGGATAACGAAGACAGGGATATGGATATCGTGGGGCGTAAGCTGAGTCACATGGGCTTTGCAGAGGAGCGTTTCTGGAGGGACCGCGAGGAGCAGGAAGCTCCAGAAGACCCAGAGGAGTGGGCCGAACACGAGGACTACATGACCCAGCTGCTGCTGAAGTTCGGTGGGCGAGGCGGCATCTTCCAGACTCAGCTGCTGGAGGAACCCTGCCCCAGCAAGCCAGTTGAACCTTGGCTGAAGCTGGACACTAAACCAGCCTCCACCGCCACCAGTCCCACCAACCAGAACCACAGTCTAGTCAGTAAGAAGCAACTCCCTGAGATGTACTGGGCCCAGTCCCAGGATGGACTGGGAGATTCAGCCTACGGGAGCCACCCGGGACCTGCTAGTGCCAGGAAGATGCAGGACCTTGAGCTGGACCAGGGGCTGGTGGAACAAGGCGTTGGTGCCAGGGGAGCTGGGTTCTGGATGACAAACCCCAGACAGTGGTACGAAGACTCCCTGGAGTGTATCACAGACGAGTTGAGGACATCAGAGCAGAGTGTTAGAGATTCCATGGACTCTTTAGCTCTCTCCAACATCACTG GTGCTTCTGTGGATGGAGACGGTAAGGAACGTCAGCTCCTCCGCGGCCTGCAGGACCCTGACCCAGAGGACTGTGACACCATGTCcaacatgggcaccctgaaCTCCTCCATGCTCCATCGCAGCACCAACTCTCTAGACCGACAGGAGGAGTCAGCAGAACTGGAGGACGACGAAGAGGGGGAGGTGCAAAGGGTACAGGGGCcagcttctctccctctcccgccTGTACAGGGGGGGCAACCTCCTCACCTCCAGCTGCCAGTGTTAAGGAGGAGCAGGTCTCAGTCCACACGGCCACCGGGCCAGCAGACGGTCAAGTTCTCAGAGGATACGATAGACAACGGGTGTTACGGGGACGCGCGCCAGCCGCCCCAGAGCGAGAGGACCCGCCGACGGGCGTACCGTCAGCACGATGACCCTGACCGGCCTCGTCGTCACCACCACCACGGGCGTAACCGCAAAGCCCGCTCGGACAACGCCCTCAACCTCCTGCCTAAAGAGCGGGTGCCAAGGACCTATGAGAGCCAGGGCAATGGTTCCAGCTCCCTCCAGGAGCACCACCGGGCCCTCGTCAACCAGTCTGGGGCTCGCAGGACGCCTCCCTACCCACATGCCACCTCGGACTACTCCCTCCAGAGCGCCGCTCGGGACCGCGATCGCTTTCTAGGAGGGCTGTACACAGATGAAGACGACTGCTGCTCTACCTGCTCATCTTCCTCCTCGGACTCGGAAGAGGAGGGTTACTTTTTAGGGCAGCCTATCCCCCAGCCCAGGGCTCCTAGCAGATATCAATACTACACTGATGATTTCCCAACACGCGTTACAGCCATGTCGCCCAATGAGTCACGGACTAGATCCAGAAAGAAGGGCCACAGAGGAAAGAACTGTATCATTTCATAA
- the pphln1 gene encoding periphilin-1, which produces MAYRRDRNIRDVYEERFLQDRPAPFPRGAGAGPVERRPAGFGRPEEYSRGFEYDSPRFYPNGGPRSYHGEDQRGYHGDSLHFPNERRSGPPSRRPEEPFSFPSRGPPREDPHTARQMEFRNSSRAVPPPPSARPPGVYPAPRSLSAVVPEGGDDTLMQAILSLDRGPAEDREAYRRKGPFPPLRERSPLRRAEVPPSPHSRSGSSVSSRGYSPDRAKGLPYPAQQKNKDRPPGHSQDGSPQSTASTKEEAHVLEGEREDGPPPMNDTHKTLEDFQERRAQAITAKAQEIEKVYRQDCETFGMVVKMLVAKDPGLEKQLQTPLRENLGEIRERCLDDLKHYISMLDEVVRQPEPSL; this is translated from the exons A TGGCTTACAGGAGAGACCGAAACATAAGGGATGTGTATGAGGAACGCTTTCTCCAGGACAGACCG GCCCCATTTCCCAGAGGAGCTGGAGCGGGGCCTGTAGAGAGGCGGCCAGCTGGCTTCGGAAGGCCAGAGGAGTACAGCAGAGGGTTTGAATATGATAGCCCTCGCTTTTATCCAAACGGTGGCCCTCGGAGTTACCATGGCGAAGATCAAAGAGGCTACCATGGCGACAGCCTTCACTTTCCCAATGAGCGCAGAAGTGGTCCACCTTCTCGGAGA CCAGAGGAACCATTCTCCTTCCCTTCCAGAGGACCTCCTAGAGAGGACCCCCACACAGCACGTCAGATGGAGTTCAG GAACAGTAGCCGTGCGGTGCCCCCGCCGCCCAGCGCCAGGCCCCCGGGGGTGTACCCAGCTCCCAGGTCCCTGTCTGCCGTGGTGCCGGAGGGTGGAGATGACACCCTGATGCAGGCCATCCTCAGCCTGGACCGAGG gccTGCAGAGGACCGGGAGGCTTACCGGCGGAAGGGTCCGTTCCCCCCTCTCAGAGAGAGGTCCCCCCTGCGTAGAGCAGAGGTGCCCCCGTCCCCGCACAGCCGCTCGGGTTCCAGCGTCAGCAGTAGGGGCTACTCTCCAGACAGGGCCAAGGGCCTCCCCTACCCCGCCCAGCAGAAGA ACAAAGACAGGCCTCCTGGTCATTCGCAGGACGGGTCACCTCAGAGCACAGCGTCCACTAAG GAGGAGGCTCATGTTCTGGAGGGGGAGCGTGAGGATGGCCCGCCTCCAATGAACGACACCCACAAGACCCTGGAGGACTTCCAGGAGCGCCGAGCGCAGGCCATCACGGCCAAGGCTCAGGAAATAGAGAAG GTGTACCGGCAGGACTGTGAGACATTTGGCATGGTGGTGAAGATGCTGGTGGCTAAGGACCCTGGTTTGGAGAAACAACTCCAGACTCCTCTAAGAGAGAACCTGGGAGAGATCCGGGAGCGTTGCCTTGATGACCTCAAGCACTATATTTCCATGCTAGACGAGGTTGTACGGCAACCAGAGCCATCCCTCTGA
- the zcrb1 gene encoding zinc finger CCHC-type and RNA-binding motif-containing protein 1: MSGGLAPSRSTVYVSNLPFSLTNSDLHKLFTKYGKVVKVTIVKDKETRKSKGVAFVLFLDKESAQNCSRALNNKQLFGRTVKASIAIDNGRATEFIRRRNYTDKSKCYECGDTGHLSYACPKNMLGEREPPKKKEKKKKKKVEEPEEIEEEESEEEGEDPALDSLSQAIAFQQARIEEEQRRRQQTAFVAEEAGRASTSDDSKKPKIKKSAYFSDEEELSD; the protein is encoded by the exons ATGAGTGGTGGTTTGGCACCCAGTAGAAGCACAGTCTACGTGTCCAATCTGCCATTCTCTCTTACCAACAGTGATCTACACAAG CTTTTCACCAAATACGGAAAAGTTGTGAA GGTTACAATAGTCAAAgataaagaaacacgcaaaagTAAAGGTGTGGCTTTTGTGCTTTTCCTGGACAAAGAGTCTGCCCAGAACTGTTCAAGAGCTCTCAACAACAAACAG TTATTTGGCAGGACGGTGAAAGCCAGCATTGCCATCGATAATGGGAGAGCAACTGAGTTTATCAGGAGGCGAAACTACACAGACAAGTCGAAATGTTATGAATGTGGG GATACAGGTCACCTAAGCTATGCATGCCCCAAAAACATGCTTGGCGAAAGAGAACCCcctaaaaagaaagaaaagaaaaagaaaaaaaaggttgaAGAGCCTGAGGAAAT TGAAGAGGAGGAAagtgaggaagagggagaggaccCAGCTCTTGATAGCTTAAGTCAAGCCATAGCTTTTCAG CAAGCGCGTATCGAGGAGGAGCAGCGCAGACGACAGCAGACGGCTTTCGTGGCTGAAGAGGCCGGTCGAGCGTCCACGTCGGATGACTCCAAGAAACCCAAGATCAAAAAGAGTGCCTATTTCAGTGACGAGGAAGAGCTGAGCGACTGA